In a genomic window of Primulina huaijiensis isolate GDHJ02 chromosome 10, ASM1229523v2, whole genome shotgun sequence:
- the LOC140986877 gene encoding microtubule-destabilizing protein 60-like isoform X2 has product MYSSLNSLGAVTIPKETDNLNSSRCNEACKYSENLNPNVSRAVLKLSNSSSIKFGNSAEISDSSNPDCSTVDQPLVEKKIAKMNSCCKELNSSKETAFCRKSKGSGNGCLRACHEDSFNCDVVAGWEEIERQCELSRMNGENEDYTEKNRENSENDLNMCMDRLWGEARGSVPEPGSGRVMHLVKAFEELLSIHKLRDSEEEVQEVENAPQQPLKVCEMQDSSLFPSEFFISLKSLDLHSRRSCLLDSSQESLLTKTSAGCRRSWLSSPESVEMFSRPHRRRKPRTTSPKPFMLQTEERGKIKEKEFMKKLQQMMKEEEKLRMPTTQGLPWTTEEPECVVKPPAKENTRPVDLVLHSDTRAVQRAGFDHQVAKKISLLEHYRMEREKQQKLTEEDEIRRLRRELIPKALPMPYFNRPFVPKRSAKHPTIPREPKFQIPLYKMKSLKSLDSFCLHQ; this is encoded by the exons ATGTATTCGAGTTTAAATTCTTTGGGAGCAGTTACTATCCCAAAAGAAACTGACAATTTGAATTCATCGAGGTGTAATGAAGCATGTAAATACTCGGAGAATTTGAATCCGAATGTATCGAGAGCTGTATTGAAGCTGTCTAACTCGTCGTCGATCAAGTTTGGGAATAGTGCAGAAATTTCTGATTCCAGTAACCCTGATTGTAGCACGGTGGATCAGCCTTTGGTGGAGAAGAAGATTGCGAAAATGAATTCGTGTTGCAAGGAACTGAATTCTTCGAAAGAAACTGCTTTTTGCAGAAAATCTAAGGGGAGTGGAAATGGGTGTCTGAGGGCTTGTCACGAGGACTCCTTTAACTGTGATGTTGTTGCGGGATGGGAGGAAATAGAGAGGCAATGTGAATTGTCTCGGATGAACGGCGAAAATGAGGATTACACAGAGAAGAACAGAGAGAATTCTGAGAACGATTTGAATATGTGTATGGATAGGCTATGGGGAGAAGCGAGAGGTAGTGTACCAGAGCCGGGATCAGGGAGGGTGATGCATTTGGTGAAGGCGTTTGAAGAACTTCTTTCAATTCACAAATTGAGGGATTCTGAGGAAGAAGTACAGGAGGTGGAAAATGCACCGCAACAGCCTCTGAAGGTTTGCGAAATGCAGGACTCTTCTCTCTTTCCATCAGAATTTTTCATCTCATTGAAGAGCTTAGATCTGCATTCACGACGATCTTGCTTATTGGACAGCAGCCAAGAGAG CCTTTTAACTAAAACTTCTGCTGGCTGTAGAAGAAGCTGGCTAAGC AGCCCCGAATCCGTTGAAATGTTTTCTAGACCACACCGGAGGAGGAAGCCTAGAACAACTTCACCAAAGCCCTTCATGCTCCAAACTGAG GAAAGAGGAAAAATCAAAGAGAAAGAATTCATGAAGAAATTGCAACAGATGATGAAGGAAGAAGAGAAGTTGCGGATGCCAACTACTCAAGGTCTTCCTTGGACAACAGAGGAACCAGAG TGTGTGGTGAAGCCTCCAGCCAAAGAAAATACAAGACCTGTTGATTTGGTACTGCATAGTGATACTAGGGCAGTGCAGCGTGCTGGATTCGATCATCAG GTGGCCAAGAAAATTAGCCTACTTGAGCACTACCGGATGGAAAGAGAGAAACAGCAGAAG CTAACAGAAGAAGACGAGATCCGGAGACTAAGGAGAGAACTCATTCCGAAAGCTCTACCCATGCCATATTTCAATAGGCCTTTCGTACCCAAAAG GTCTGCCAAGCACCCTACTATACCAAGAGAACCAAAGTTCCAGATTCCTTTATACAAGATGAAGTCTCTCAAATCTTTGGATAGCTTCTGTTTACACCAGTGA
- the LOC140986877 gene encoding microtubule-destabilizing protein 60-like isoform X1: protein MYSSLNSLGAVTIPKETDNLNSSRCNEACKYSENLNPNVSRAVLKLSNSSSIKFGNSAEISDSSNPDCSTVDQPLVEKKIAKMNSCCKELNSSKETAFCRKSKGSGNGCLRACHEDSFNCDVVAGWEEIERQCELSRMNGENEDYTEKNRENSENDLNMCMDRLWGEARGSVPEPGSGRVMHLVKAFEELLSIHKLRDSEEEVQEVENAPQQPLKVCEMQDSSLFPSEFFISLKSLDLHSRRSCLLDSSQESLLTKTSAGCRRSWLSSPESVEMFSRPHRRRKPRTTSPKPFMLQTEERGKIKEKEFMKKLQQMMKEEEKLRMPTTQGLPWTTEEPECVVKPPAKENTRPVDLVLHSDTRAVQRAGFDHQVAKKISLLEHYRMEREKQQKVTKTAAINFDNTMLIFSHYEFHLQLTEEDEIRRLRRELIPKALPMPYFNRPFVPKRSAKHPTIPREPKFQIPLYKMKSLKSLDSFCLHQ, encoded by the exons ATGTATTCGAGTTTAAATTCTTTGGGAGCAGTTACTATCCCAAAAGAAACTGACAATTTGAATTCATCGAGGTGTAATGAAGCATGTAAATACTCGGAGAATTTGAATCCGAATGTATCGAGAGCTGTATTGAAGCTGTCTAACTCGTCGTCGATCAAGTTTGGGAATAGTGCAGAAATTTCTGATTCCAGTAACCCTGATTGTAGCACGGTGGATCAGCCTTTGGTGGAGAAGAAGATTGCGAAAATGAATTCGTGTTGCAAGGAACTGAATTCTTCGAAAGAAACTGCTTTTTGCAGAAAATCTAAGGGGAGTGGAAATGGGTGTCTGAGGGCTTGTCACGAGGACTCCTTTAACTGTGATGTTGTTGCGGGATGGGAGGAAATAGAGAGGCAATGTGAATTGTCTCGGATGAACGGCGAAAATGAGGATTACACAGAGAAGAACAGAGAGAATTCTGAGAACGATTTGAATATGTGTATGGATAGGCTATGGGGAGAAGCGAGAGGTAGTGTACCAGAGCCGGGATCAGGGAGGGTGATGCATTTGGTGAAGGCGTTTGAAGAACTTCTTTCAATTCACAAATTGAGGGATTCTGAGGAAGAAGTACAGGAGGTGGAAAATGCACCGCAACAGCCTCTGAAGGTTTGCGAAATGCAGGACTCTTCTCTCTTTCCATCAGAATTTTTCATCTCATTGAAGAGCTTAGATCTGCATTCACGACGATCTTGCTTATTGGACAGCAGCCAAGAGAG CCTTTTAACTAAAACTTCTGCTGGCTGTAGAAGAAGCTGGCTAAGC AGCCCCGAATCCGTTGAAATGTTTTCTAGACCACACCGGAGGAGGAAGCCTAGAACAACTTCACCAAAGCCCTTCATGCTCCAAACTGAG GAAAGAGGAAAAATCAAAGAGAAAGAATTCATGAAGAAATTGCAACAGATGATGAAGGAAGAAGAGAAGTTGCGGATGCCAACTACTCAAGGTCTTCCTTGGACAACAGAGGAACCAGAG TGTGTGGTGAAGCCTCCAGCCAAAGAAAATACAAGACCTGTTGATTTGGTACTGCATAGTGATACTAGGGCAGTGCAGCGTGCTGGATTCGATCATCAG GTGGCCAAGAAAATTAGCCTACTTGAGCACTACCGGATGGAAAGAGAGAAACAGCAGAAGGTAACTAAAACTGCAGCAATCAACTTTGACAACACAATGTTAATATTTTCACATTACGAATTTCACTTGCAGCTAACAGAAGAAGACGAGATCCGGAGACTAAGGAGAGAACTCATTCCGAAAGCTCTACCCATGCCATATTTCAATAGGCCTTTCGTACCCAAAAG GTCTGCCAAGCACCCTACTATACCAAGAGAACCAAAGTTCCAGATTCCTTTATACAAGATGAAGTCTCTCAAATCTTTGGATAGCTTCTGTTTACACCAGTGA